The following proteins come from a genomic window of Heyndrickxia acidicola:
- the rbfA gene encoding 30S ribosome-binding factor RbfA has protein sequence MSLRANRIGEQMKKELSDIIGQKLKDPRIGFVTVTDVQVTGDLQQAKVYITVLGDEEQKANTLNGLEKAKGFIRSEVGQRIRLRKTPELFFEFDESIDYGNRIETLLKGLHEDK, from the coding sequence ATGAGCCTGCGTGCTAATCGTATCGGTGAGCAAATGAAAAAAGAACTCAGTGATATAATTGGACAAAAACTTAAAGACCCTCGTATTGGTTTTGTTACAGTAACAGATGTACAGGTAACTGGTGATCTGCAACAGGCCAAGGTCTATATCACAGTTCTGGGCGATGAGGAGCAAAAAGCGAATACTCTCAATGGTCTGGAAAAGGCAAAAGGCTTTATTCGCTCTGAGGTTGGCCAAAGAATCCGACTGCGTAAAACGCCGGAATTATTTTTTGAGTTCGATGAATCGATTGATTATGGAAATCGGATTGAAACACTCTTAAAAGGCCTTCACGAAGATAAATAA
- the truB gene encoding tRNA pseudouridine(55) synthase TruB: protein MDGILPLWKPAGMTSHDCVFKIRKMLKMKKVGHTGTLDPDVTGVLPICLGRATKVAEYVTNTGKEYIGEVTVGCSTTTEDSSGEIVEEKKVQKTFTRNEILAVLAQLTGEIKQTPPMYSAVKVNGKRLYEYARQGLEIKRPSRNVTIYELELLDDRENFDGPLLSFRFRARCSKGTYIRTLAVMMGEILGYPAHMSFLCRTASGSLTQSQCITFEELEKHVLNHTVENIVLPLETGISHLPTIEINDTLAVRVKNGAVLVKEDLPWPENAQEAVFFHSQKALAIYKVHPEKPYLVKPNKILLV, encoded by the coding sequence ATGGATGGGATACTTCCTTTATGGAAACCGGCAGGCATGACCTCACATGATTGTGTCTTTAAAATCCGGAAGATGCTGAAAATGAAAAAGGTAGGACACACTGGAACTCTTGATCCGGATGTAACAGGGGTTTTGCCAATCTGCCTAGGAAGAGCAACAAAAGTTGCTGAATATGTGACCAATACAGGAAAAGAATATATTGGAGAAGTTACTGTAGGCTGCTCAACAACCACAGAGGATTCATCTGGGGAAATAGTCGAAGAAAAAAAAGTCCAAAAAACATTTACCAGAAACGAAATATTAGCTGTATTGGCCCAATTAACAGGTGAAATTAAACAAACACCTCCCATGTACTCAGCAGTAAAAGTAAATGGCAAGCGTTTATACGAGTATGCCAGGCAGGGTCTTGAAATTAAAAGGCCTTCACGGAATGTAACGATTTACGAACTGGAATTATTGGATGACCGCGAGAATTTCGATGGCCCATTGCTTTCTTTTCGATTTCGTGCACGCTGCTCAAAAGGAACTTATATACGAACGCTTGCAGTTATGATGGGAGAAATTCTTGGGTATCCGGCACACATGTCTTTTTTATGCAGGACAGCTTCCGGGTCATTGACGCAGAGCCAGTGTATTACCTTTGAGGAACTGGAGAAGCATGTTTTAAATCATACTGTTGAAAACATTGTTCTTCCCTTAGAAACAGGTATTTCTCATTTGCCCACGATTGAAATAAATGATACATTAGCTGTGAGAGTAAAAAATGGTGCAGTTTTGGTAAAAGAGGACTTGCCATGGCCTGAAAACGCTCAGGAGGCGGTCTTTTTCCATAGCCAAAAAGCATTGGCGATTTATAAAGTGCATCCTGAAAAGCCGTATTTAGTCAAGCCTAATAAGATATTATTGGTGTAA
- a CDS encoding YlxQ family RNA-binding protein: protein MGQKQALSLLGLANRARKVISGEELVVKEVKAGRAKLVLLSLDASPNTAKKIQDKCSFYNTQIKFIENREVLGWSIGKAERVVLAVMDDGFARKIAALLDAN from the coding sequence ATGGGACAAAAACAGGCTTTATCCTTGCTTGGTCTGGCAAACCGGGCACGAAAAGTAATTTCAGGGGAAGAGTTAGTAGTAAAGGAAGTCAAAGCCGGCCGCGCTAAGCTTGTATTGCTTTCTTTGGATGCATCACCAAATACTGCAAAAAAAATACAAGATAAATGTTCATTCTATAATACTCAAATTAAATTTATAGAGAATAGGGAAGTACTTGGCTGGTCGATTGGAAAAGCAGAAAGAGTCGTCTTGGCTGTAATGGATGACGGGTTTGCAAGAAAAATTGCAGCTCTGCTTGATGCAAATTAA
- the ribF gene encoding bifunctional riboflavin kinase/FAD synthetase has translation MKILTIHHPHSLQKEDLPPMAMALGYFDGIHLGHRKVINKAKEAAEKNGWKSAVMTFDPHPSVVLSQQHKEIELITPLDEKKEIVEKMGIDYFVVVRFTSDFASLEPKDFVNQYIAGLNVQHVVAGFDFTYGRFGKGTMETLPLMANGRFTLTTIEKLTDSSFQEKVSSTLIRKLLREGETEAAAVPLGRFYKTKGIVVHGEKRGRQIGFPTANIQHEDHYIIPKTGVYTVRILVAGQWFNGVCNVGYKPTFKNPEEYSQTVEVYIIDFDRSIYGEEIEIEWHLRIRDEKKFNGIEELKAQISKDKETAIEYFKKIQD, from the coding sequence TTGAAGATATTAACGATCCATCATCCGCATTCCCTTCAAAAGGAAGACCTGCCGCCAATGGCAATGGCTTTGGGCTATTTTGACGGGATTCATTTAGGACACAGAAAAGTGATTAATAAAGCAAAAGAAGCAGCTGAAAAAAATGGCTGGAAAAGTGCTGTTATGACATTTGATCCGCATCCTTCCGTTGTCTTAAGCCAGCAGCATAAGGAAATTGAACTTATTACTCCTTTAGATGAGAAAAAAGAAATTGTTGAAAAAATGGGGATTGATTATTTTGTTGTCGTCCGGTTTACTTCAGACTTTGCCAGTCTGGAACCTAAGGACTTTGTGAACCAATATATAGCAGGCCTAAATGTACAGCATGTAGTGGCTGGATTTGACTTTACATATGGAAGGTTTGGCAAAGGAACTATGGAAACACTTCCTTTGATGGCAAATGGACGATTTACCTTAACAACAATAGAAAAACTGACAGACTCTTCCTTTCAGGAGAAGGTAAGCTCCACTTTGATACGCAAGCTTTTGCGCGAGGGTGAAACAGAGGCTGCTGCTGTGCCATTAGGCAGATTCTACAAGACAAAGGGAATTGTAGTGCATGGCGAAAAACGCGGCAGACAAATAGGATTCCCAACTGCCAATATACAGCACGAGGATCATTATATTATTCCTAAGACAGGTGTTTATACAGTCCGGATTTTGGTAGCTGGCCAATGGTTTAATGGTGTTTGCAATGTCGGCTACAAACCTACCTTTAAAAATCCTGAAGAGTATTCTCAAACCGTGGAGGTCTATATTATAGATTTTGATCGCTCTATCTATGGAGAGGAAATTGAAATAGAGTGGCATCTGCGCATAAGAGATGAAAAGAAATTCAATGGAATAGAAGAATTAAAAGCGCAAATTTCCAAAGATAAAGAGACCGCAATAGAATACTTTAAAAAAATACAGGATTAG
- the rnpM gene encoding RNase P modulator RnpM yields MATQKKIPLRKCVATNEMKPKKDMIRVVRSKDGEVSIDPTGKKSGRGAYLSKDKDAILLAKKKNVLAGHLETKVDDSVYDELLIFVENGK; encoded by the coding sequence ATGGCTACACAAAAGAAAATTCCATTAAGAAAATGTGTTGCTACCAATGAAATGAAGCCGAAGAAGGACATGATTCGGGTTGTTCGTTCCAAAGACGGAGAGGTTTCTATTGATCCTACCGGGAAAAAGTCAGGCAGGGGAGCCTACCTTTCCAAAGATAAAGACGCCATTCTTTTAGCGAAAAAGAAGAATGTTTTGGCAGGCCATCTTGAAACAAAAGTGGATGATTCGGTTTACGATGAACTATTGATTTTTGTTGAGAACGGGAAGTAG
- a CDS encoding DUF503 domain-containing protein has product MIGSVECEFRIFNTMSLKEKRAVLQRIMTRLKQKFNISAAEVGHQDVWQLTRIAVVTVASSRLAAEREIENSLRFLDSFPEWERIETQYEWL; this is encoded by the coding sequence ATGATTGGCAGTGTAGAGTGCGAGTTTCGCATTTTTAACACCATGTCACTCAAAGAGAAACGGGCTGTTTTACAACGTATTATGACCCGGCTTAAACAAAAGTTTAATATTTCTGCGGCTGAAGTGGGACACCAGGATGTTTGGCAGCTCACGAGGATTGCGGTTGTGACGGTTGCATCCTCCCGTTTAGCTGCAGAAAGAGAAATTGAGAATTCCCTTAGATTCCTTGATTCTTTTCCCGAATGGGAAAGAATTGAGACACAGTATGAATGGTTGTAA
- the pnp gene encoding polyribonucleotide nucleotidyltransferase yields MPQGEKHTFSMDWAGRDLTVEIGQLAKQANGAVIVRYGDTAVLSTATASKEPKTVDFFPLTVNYEERLYAVGKIPGGFIKREGRPSEKAILASRLIDRPIRPLFADGFRNEVQVVSMVMSVDQNCPSDMAAMFGSSLALSVSDIPFQGPIAGVIVGRINDEFVINPTVEQLEKSDMHLTVAGTKDAINMVEAGANEVPEEVMLEAIMFGHDEIKKLIAFQEEIAAQIGKEKMAFSLYELDPVLEKEVRAMCETELNQAIQVQEKHAREEAIQEVKAKVVSEFEEHEGIDEEQLKQVKAILGKLVKAEVRRLITEEKVRPDGRSIDEIRPLSSEVGILPRTHGSGLFTRGQTQALSVCTLGALGDVQILDGLGVEESKRFMHHYNFPSFSVGETGPMRGPGRREIGHGALGERALEPIIPNEKDFPYTIRLVSEVLESNGSTSQASICGSTLALMDAGVPIKAPVAGIAMGLVKSGEHYSILTDIQGMEDHLGDMDFKVAGTEKGVTALQMDIKIEGLSRQILEEALQQAKRGRMEILKSMMATISQPRNQLSAYAPKILTMTINPDKIRDVIGPSGKQINKIIEDTGVKIDIEQDGTIFISSTDEDMNKKARKIIEDIVREVEIGQIYLGKVKRIEKFGAFVEIFNGKDGLVHISELAEERVRKVEDVLKIGDEVLVKVIEIDNQGRVNLSRKAVLKEQSEKEKQE; encoded by the coding sequence ATGCCACAAGGAGAGAAACATACTTTTTCCATGGATTGGGCTGGCCGGGATTTAACAGTTGAAATCGGTCAATTAGCTAAGCAGGCAAATGGTGCTGTTATTGTCCGCTACGGCGATACTGCGGTTTTAAGCACAGCAACAGCTTCAAAAGAACCAAAAACTGTAGACTTTTTCCCTCTTACAGTAAATTACGAGGAAAGATTATATGCGGTAGGTAAAATTCCGGGAGGATTCATTAAAAGAGAAGGCCGTCCTAGTGAAAAAGCCATTCTGGCAAGCCGTTTAATCGACCGTCCAATCCGCCCGCTTTTTGCAGACGGATTCCGTAACGAAGTACAAGTTGTCAGTATGGTAATGAGTGTAGACCAAAACTGTCCTTCTGACATGGCGGCAATGTTTGGTTCATCCTTAGCTCTATCTGTTTCCGATATTCCATTTCAAGGCCCAATTGCAGGTGTAATCGTCGGCCGGATAAACGATGAGTTCGTCATTAATCCTACGGTTGAACAATTGGAAAAAAGTGATATGCATTTAACCGTTGCCGGAACGAAAGATGCTATCAACATGGTTGAAGCGGGTGCAAACGAAGTGCCGGAAGAAGTAATGCTGGAAGCTATTATGTTCGGACACGATGAAATTAAAAAGCTGATTGCTTTCCAGGAAGAAATTGCTGCTCAAATCGGAAAAGAAAAAATGGCTTTCAGCCTGTATGAGCTTGATCCCGTACTGGAAAAAGAAGTTCGTGCTATGTGCGAGACCGAGCTGAACCAGGCAATTCAGGTTCAAGAGAAACATGCTCGAGAAGAGGCAATTCAGGAAGTAAAAGCAAAGGTTGTTTCTGAATTTGAAGAACACGAAGGCATAGATGAGGAACAATTAAAACAAGTTAAGGCGATCTTAGGGAAGCTGGTTAAAGCTGAAGTGCGCCGCTTGATTACAGAAGAAAAAGTTCGTCCTGATGGCCGCAGTATAGATGAAATTCGTCCGCTTTCTTCTGAAGTGGGAATACTGCCAAGAACACATGGATCTGGACTTTTCACACGCGGACAAACGCAAGCATTAAGCGTGTGTACATTAGGTGCCCTTGGAGATGTTCAAATTCTTGACGGATTGGGTGTTGAGGAATCCAAGCGGTTTATGCACCATTATAATTTCCCTTCTTTCAGCGTAGGGGAAACGGGACCAATGAGGGGTCCTGGACGACGTGAAATCGGACACGGAGCACTTGGTGAGAGAGCCCTTGAACCAATTATTCCGAATGAAAAAGACTTTCCATACACGATCCGCCTAGTATCAGAAGTACTTGAATCGAATGGTTCAACATCACAGGCAAGTATTTGCGGAAGCACGCTCGCATTAATGGATGCCGGTGTACCAATCAAGGCACCTGTAGCAGGCATTGCAATGGGCCTTGTGAAATCAGGAGAGCATTATAGCATTTTAACAGATATCCAGGGGATGGAAGACCATCTTGGGGATATGGATTTTAAAGTGGCAGGAACGGAAAAGGGAGTAACAGCCCTTCAAATGGACATTAAAATAGAAGGACTATCCCGTCAAATTCTTGAGGAAGCTCTACAGCAGGCTAAACGCGGCCGTATGGAAATTCTAAAATCTATGATGGCAACGATCAGTCAGCCGAGAAACCAGCTGTCTGCATACGCTCCGAAAATCTTAACGATGACAATTAACCCTGATAAAATCAGAGATGTTATTGGACCAAGCGGAAAGCAAATCAATAAAATTATTGAGGATACAGGCGTTAAGATTGACATTGAACAGGATGGCACCATTTTCATTTCGTCAACCGATGAAGACATGAACAAAAAAGCTAGAAAAATCATTGAAGATATTGTACGTGAAGTTGAAATTGGCCAAATTTACTTAGGTAAAGTAAAACGAATTGAGAAATTTGGCGCTTTTGTTGAAATCTTCAATGGTAAAGATGGACTTGTTCATATTTCTGAACTGGCTGAAGAGCGGGTTCGAAAAGTGGAGGATGTCTTGAAAATTGGTGATGAGGTCTTAGTAAAGGTTATTGAAATTGATAACCAGGGCAGAGTCAACCTTTCAAGAAAAGCAGTTCTTAAAGAACAAAGTGAAAAAGAAAAGCAGGAATAA
- the rpsO gene encoding 30S ribosomal protein S15 yields the protein MAISQERKNEIINQYKVHETDTGSAEVQIAVLTEDINNLNDHLRVHKKDHHSRRGLLKMVGKRRNLLTYLRNKDVQRYRELINKLGLRR from the coding sequence ATGGCGATTTCTCAAGAGCGTAAAAACGAAATCATCAACCAATATAAAGTTCATGAAACTGATACTGGTTCTGCAGAGGTACAAATTGCTGTACTTACTGAAGATATCAACAACCTGAATGATCACTTACGCGTTCATAAGAAAGATCATCACTCACGTCGTGGTCTTTTGAAAATGGTAGGTAAACGTCGTAACCTATTAACTTACCTGCGTAACAAAGATGTTCAACGTTATCGTGAATTGATTAACAAACTTGGCCTACGTCGTTAA
- the infB gene encoding translation initiation factor IF-2 — protein sequence MNKVRVYEYAKEHNISSKDVISRLKEMNVDVTNHMSTIDGQAIQKLDSVYNKSGQSKSSTVQTKQADSTQAHAKASAQTNTNGMAVEDKQVSDNVQNKPQNNQKPKQNETKKPGQGANNSNNNKGFSKNKKNNNKNGKGKPKQKSFQPPQPPKQKELPEKITFSGTLTVSELAKKLFREPSEIIKKLFLLGVVATINQELDKDAIELIAGEYGVEVEEEILIDTTDLEVYFTEDDENELVERPSVVTIMGHVDHGKTTTLDSIRNTKVTAGEAGGITQHIGAYQVKVNDKKITFLDTPGHAAFTTMRARGAQITDITILVVAADDGVMPQTIEAINHAKAANVPIIVAVNKMDKPSANPDRVMQELTEFGLIPEDWGGDTIFVPISALTGEGIDQLLEMILLVSEVEEYKANPKRKAAGTVIEAQLDKGRGSVATLLVQNGTLRVGDPIVVGNTFGRVRAMVNDLGRRVKEAGPSTPVEVTGLNDVPQAGDRFVVFEDEKTARQIGEARSQQAVQAQRNETARVSLDTLFEQMKQGEMKDLNIIIKADVQGSVEALAASLRKIDVEGVNVRIIHTAVGAINESDISLAAASNAIVIGFNVRPDVNAKRAAEAEKVEIRLHRIIYKVIEEIEAAMKGMLDPEFEEKIIGQAEIRQTFKVSKVGTIAGGYVTDGKITRDSGIRLIRDGVVIFEGDIDTLKRFKDDVKEVSQGYECGFTIKNYNDLKEGDVIEAFVMEEVKRA from the coding sequence ATGAACAAAGTGCGAGTTTATGAATATGCAAAAGAGCACAACATCTCAAGCAAGGATGTTATTTCAAGACTCAAAGAAATGAATGTAGATGTCACAAATCATATGTCAACGATAGATGGGCAAGCTATACAGAAGCTGGATTCAGTTTATAATAAGAGCGGGCAATCGAAATCCAGCACAGTACAAACAAAACAAGCTGACAGCACACAGGCACATGCAAAGGCTTCAGCACAAACAAATACAAACGGAATGGCAGTTGAAGACAAACAAGTGAGCGATAACGTACAGAACAAACCACAAAACAATCAGAAACCAAAGCAAAACGAAACAAAAAAGCCTGGCCAAGGAGCTAATAATAGCAATAACAATAAAGGCTTTTCTAAAAATAAAAAGAATAATAATAAAAATGGAAAAGGCAAGCCCAAACAAAAATCCTTCCAGCCTCCTCAACCGCCTAAACAAAAAGAACTACCCGAAAAAATTACTTTCAGCGGTACGTTAACAGTATCGGAGCTTGCTAAAAAGCTTTTCCGTGAACCATCAGAAATCATTAAGAAACTCTTTTTGTTAGGTGTTGTGGCTACAATCAATCAGGAATTGGATAAAGATGCAATTGAACTGATTGCAGGGGAATACGGGGTAGAAGTGGAAGAAGAAATCCTCATTGATACAACAGATCTTGAAGTGTACTTCACTGAAGATGATGAGAATGAATTAGTGGAACGTCCTTCTGTTGTTACCATCATGGGTCACGTAGACCACGGAAAAACAACTACTCTTGACTCCATTCGGAATACAAAAGTTACTGCCGGAGAAGCAGGGGGAATTACTCAGCATATTGGCGCGTATCAGGTAAAAGTAAACGATAAGAAAATCACTTTCCTTGATACACCGGGACATGCTGCATTTACTACAATGCGCGCACGCGGTGCTCAAATTACGGATATCACTATTCTTGTAGTAGCAGCCGACGATGGTGTAATGCCGCAAACAATTGAGGCAATTAACCATGCAAAAGCTGCTAATGTCCCTATTATTGTTGCCGTAAATAAAATGGATAAACCATCGGCTAATCCTGATCGTGTAATGCAGGAATTAACAGAATTCGGATTAATTCCGGAGGATTGGGGCGGAGATACTATTTTTGTTCCAATCTCTGCTTTAACAGGAGAAGGAATCGACCAGCTGCTTGAAATGATTCTGCTTGTTAGTGAAGTAGAGGAATACAAAGCAAATCCGAAACGGAAAGCTGCTGGTACTGTTATCGAGGCACAGCTTGATAAAGGCAGAGGCTCTGTGGCAACACTTTTAGTTCAAAATGGAACCCTGCGTGTAGGTGATCCGATTGTTGTCGGCAATACATTTGGACGCGTTCGCGCCATGGTAAATGATCTGGGAAGAAGAGTGAAAGAAGCAGGTCCTTCCACTCCAGTTGAAGTTACGGGGTTAAATGATGTGCCTCAAGCCGGTGACCGTTTTGTCGTCTTTGAAGATGAAAAAACGGCGCGTCAAATTGGGGAAGCAAGATCACAGCAGGCTGTTCAGGCTCAAAGAAACGAAACTGCCCGTGTAAGTCTTGATACCTTATTTGAGCAGATGAAGCAGGGTGAAATGAAAGACCTGAATATTATTATTAAAGCGGATGTTCAAGGCTCTGTTGAGGCGCTTGCTGCTTCATTAAGAAAAATTGATGTCGAAGGTGTTAATGTAAGGATCATCCATACAGCTGTAGGGGCTATTAATGAATCGGATATCTCATTAGCAGCTGCTTCGAATGCAATTGTAATTGGCTTTAATGTACGTCCTGATGTGAATGCTAAGCGTGCGGCTGAAGCTGAAAAAGTGGAAATCCGCTTGCACCGCATTATCTACAAGGTCATTGAAGAAATTGAAGCAGCCATGAAAGGGATGCTGGATCCTGAGTTTGAGGAAAAAATTATTGGCCAGGCTGAAATTCGCCAAACCTTTAAAGTTTCCAAAGTAGGTACCATTGCTGGAGGATATGTCACTGATGGAAAGATTACCCGTGACAGCGGAATCCGCTTAATCCGTGATGGCGTCGTTATTTTTGAGGGAGATATAGATACCCTAAAGAGGTTCAAGGACGACGTCAAGGAAGTCAGCCAAGGGTATGAATGCGGATTTACCATTAAGAATTATAACGACCTTAAAGAAGGAGACGTTATTGAAGCCTTTGTAATGGAAGAAGTAAAACGTGCATGA